From the genome of Neodiprion pinetum isolate iyNeoPine1 chromosome 3, iyNeoPine1.2, whole genome shotgun sequence, one region includes:
- the LOC124215613 gene encoding N-acetylneuraminate (7)9-O-acetyltransferase codes for MTSAEHFISLITVASAKKLAAALVLCFIVYHGVMHLIYGSDSCRWLLTEGRYKGDKEWQPYGCMMHHYTQTDSRRCLRYLAFMGHRNHFVFTGDARVQQLYKSFVSQFSVDGKPADSAKLLENADLSFNDVQLKLNVQFLWRPRLDDTMSEDFRSWMDGPAPSMVVAGCAAADILVNNASEVKLYTDYSRGLVRLVQPADALAEKGIRLLWMMQDPVLKERLPSQLSSIDNTKINVCNKAATEILSHSSAHLWESSKLVGAGVLEQSPDGYLASPLSLRHKVQLLLNTYCNDHMNFDDGSCCSYPEAATTLQLLTFSVLALCTVMGTSAWIYRRINQYRSGHLYSRVMLQEVENNDELTECDDPKSEQNQEKNFYSLITSLALLSVILAYFYLCDRTNFFMKENKYYSEFSFWLPLGYILALGLFFTEEREGGPRALNREQTDELRGLMQAVVLIYHVTGARNVLPIYMHLRLINSAYLFLSGYGHFCYFWQRGDVSLVRFARVLFRLNLLTVSLCLCMNRPYQFYHFVPLVSFWFLVVYVLAWLPPRVHSGSLAEHGPRALLYLALKLLGLMSVITILYMSEVFFEKVFVTRPWKALFVTTDDDIREWWSRWRVDRYSVAWGVGFGAGLLVLQRLDHVPGMALAPVLALVSLAAYSTFTMICHSASECEEVHSYVAFIPIVGYIVLRNASLALRGKHSALLAGLGRISLETLVGQGHVWLAADSHGVLVLLPRFPVLNLLVTSFIFICASHEICRLTHVLAPYAVPNDWRHVARNLLLFIAVLVPIGIHDGMF; via the exons ATGACGTCCGCAGAGCACTTCATAAGCCTGATAACTGTTGCTAGTGCAAAAAAACTTGCCGCAGCTTTAGTTCTCTGTTTCATCGTATATCATGGTGTGATGCATCTTATTTACG GGAGTGACTCATGCAGATGGCTTTTGACTGAGGGAAGGTATAAAGGTGACAAGGAATGGCAACCCTATGGATGCATGATGCATCATTATACCCAAAC GGACAGCCGGAGATGCCTCAGGTATCTGGCATTCATGGGTCACCGAAACCACTTTGTATTCACCGGAGATGCCAGGGTTCAGCAATTGTACAAGTCGTTTGTATCACAGTTCAGCGTCGATGGAAAACCTGCGGACTCAGCAAAGCTGCTTGAGAATGCAGATTTGAGTTTCAATGACGTACAATTAAAACTAAATGTACAGTTCCTGTGGCGGCCGAGATTGGATGATACTATGTCAGAAGATTTCAGAAGCTGGATG GATGGCCCAGCGCCAAGTATGGTAGTTGCCGGGTGTGCAGCAGCTGATATTCTAGTAAACAACGCTAGCGAGGTGAAGTTGTATACCGATTACAGTAGAGGACTTGTCAGACTCGTGCAACCTGCAGATGCCTTAGCTGAAAAGGGAATTAGACTTCTTTGGATGATGCAGGATCCAGTACTGAAGGAAAGACTTCCCTCGCAACTTTCCAGTATCGACAACACAAAGATCAATGTATGCAACAAGGCAGCTACGGAG ATACTGTCTCACAGTTCGGCCCATCTTTGGGAGAGCAGTAAATTGGTTGGTGCTGGAGTCTTGGAACAAAGTCCGGACGGCTATCTGGCTAGCCCTCTGTCGCTGCGCCACAAAGTACAACTTCTGCTTAACACGTACTGTAATGATCACATGAATTTTGATGATGGCAGTTGTTGCAGCTATCCAGAAGCTGCCACGACTTTACAACTGCTGACATTTTCTGTCTTAGCATTGTG CACAGTAATGGGTACCAGTGCTTGGATTTACCGAAGGATTAATCAGTACCGTTCAGGCCACTTGTACTCGCGAGTGATGCTCCAGGAGGTGGAAAATAACGATGAATTAACCGAATGCGATGATCCTAAGTCTGAACAAAATCAagagaagaatttttattcactaaTTACCTCACTGGCACTTCTATCAGTTATTTTGGCATATTTTTACCTATGCGACAG GACGAATTTCTTcatgaaagaaaacaaatactACAGCGAATTCAGCTTCTGGTTACCCTTGGGATACATATTGGCTCTCGGTCTGTTTTTTACCGAGGAAAGAGAGGGAGGACCCAGAGCTCTAAACAGAGAGCAAACAGATGAGTTGCGAGGACTTATGCAAGCTGTAGTGCTAATATACCATGTAACGGGAGCAAGAAATGTTCTCCCGATTTACATGCACTTAAGGCTGATCAATTCTGCTTACTTATTTCTATCAGGCTACGGGCATTTCTGTTATTTCTGGCAGAGGGGGGATGTATCCCTGGTCAGATTTGCGAGG GTTCTTTTCAGGCTCAATTTGCTCACTGTATCGTTATGCTTGTGTATGAATCGACCATATCAGTTTTACCACTTCGTTCCACTGGTCTCATTTTGGTTCCTGGTCGTGTATGTCTTGGCTTGGTTACCGCCTAGAGTTCACTCAGGGAGTTTGGCTGAGCACGGCCCAAGGGCGTTGTTATACCTAGCCTTAAAATTACTAGGACTTATGAGTGTCATAACTATTCTCTACATGTCCGAG GTGTTTTTTGAGAAGGTTTTCGTGACCCGCCCATGGAAGGCACTTTTCGTAACCACAGATGACGATATACGCGAATGGTGGTCCCGATGGCGTGTCGACAGATACAGTGTTGCTTGGGGTGTTGGATTCGGTGCAGGTCTGCTAGTGCTGCAGAGGCTTGATCATGTTCCTGGAATGGCACTGGCCCCTGTACTGGCACTAGTTTCTCTTGCTGCGTATAGTACATTCACAATGATTTGCCATTCTGCCTCAGAATGTGAAGAAGTTCACTCTTATGTCGCTTTTATACCG ATCGTCGGATACATTGTACTAAGAAATGCATCACTGGCTCTGCGAGGAAAGCACTCTGCGCTTTTGGCTGGTCTAGGTCGGATTAGTCTGGAAACGCTTGTTGGTCAGGGACACGTTTGGCTGGCTGCAGATTCCCATGGAGTTTTAGTTCTACTACCACGATTTCCAGTGCTCAATCTGCTAGTCacatcgtttatttttatctgcGCAAGTCACGAG ATTTGCCGGCTGACCCATGTTCTGGCCCCTTATGCTGTACCAAATGACTGGAGGCATGTTGCGCGAAACTTGTTGCTCTTTATTGCTGTCTTGGTACCAATCGGTATACACGATGGaatgttttga
- the Nt5b gene encoding cytosolic purine 5'-nucleotidase isoform X7, with product MPGWLFSIGHDALPIATNNRIFVNRSLHLENIKFYGFDMDYTLAEYKSPQYEQLGFNLLKDHLVSLGYPEEIKEFEYDPSFPVRGLWFDTLYGNLLKVDAYGNILVCVHGFEFLKHSQVYELYPNKFLQLDESRVYVLNTLFNLPETYLLACLIDFFTNSPQYTPEKTGVKAGELTMSFKSIFQDVRNAVDWIHLQGDLKTRTIQNLDDYVKKDERLPMFLTRIRENGAKVFLLTNSDYVFTDKIMTYLFDFPHGARPEDPHRNWKTYFDIIVVDASKPLFFGEGTILRQVDTKTGALKLGTHRGPLHLGEVYSGGSCDVFTELIGAKGKDVLYIGDHIFGDILKSKKIRGWRTFLIVPELVQELHVWTDKCQLFAELQSLDVMLGEMYKNLDSSTKEKPDISKLRASIRDVTHKMDLAYGMMGSLFRSGSRQTFFSSQVVRYADLYAATFLNLIYYPFSYMFRAPAMLMPHESTVAHEQRFVMETPMISRSRTFKLTDEEEDQGKVFSQGLVDIDHTGSQIPHARPETPRNVTHTHDEDCSDEDSDSQKQANIEARKLSLREVN from the exons ATGCCTGGGTGGCTATTTTCCATCGGCCACGACGCTCTCCCCATTGCTACGAATAATAG AATATTTGTCAATAGAAGTCTGCATCTCGAAAATATCAAGTTCTATGGATTCGATATGGACTACACACTGGCTG agtACAAATCGCCGCAGTACGAACAGCTGGGTTTCAATCTTCTCAAGGATCACTTAGTGTCTCTGGGCTACccggaagaaattaaagaattcGAATACGATCCGAGTTTCCCTGTAAGAGGCTTATGGTTCGATACTCTTTATGGAAATTTATTGAAGGTTGACGCCTACGGAAACATTCTCGTATGCGTCCACGGTTTTGAATTTCTCAAACA CTCCCAAGTTTACGAACTTTATCCAAACAAGTTCTTGCAGCTCGACGAATCGCGAGTTTACGTACTAAACACTTTGTTCAACTTACCTGAGACTTACCTGCTGGCGTGTTTGATAGACTTTTTCACAAACTCACCTCAGTACACACCAGAAAAGACTGGCGTAAAGGCCGGCGAGCTCACTATGAGTTTCAAGAGTATTTTTCAAGATGTCAGGAACGCCGTTGACTGGATACATCTCCAGGGAGATCTGAAAACCAGAACTATACAGAATTTGGACGACTATGTTAAAAAGGACGAAAGGCTACCGATGTTCTTGACAAGGATCAGAGAGAATGGTGCCAAAGTTTTTTTACTCACAAACAGCGACTACGTGTTTACAGACAAAATTATGACCTACCTCTTTGACTTTCCTCACGGAGCGAGA CCAGAGGATCCCCACAGAAATTGGAAAACTTATTTCGACATTATTGTTGTCGACGCTAGTAAACCACTATTCTTTGGCGAGGGTACGATCCTCCGTCAAGTTGACACCAAGACTGGGGCATTGAAATTGGGAACTCATAGAGGACCTTTACACTTAG GCGAAGTATATTCAGGCGGTTCGTGCGACGTATTCACTGAACTAATTGGCGCCAAGGGCAAAGACGTTCTATACATTGGTGATCACATTTTTGGTGATATattgaaaagcaaaaaaatacgGGGTTGGAGGACATTTTTAATCGTTCCTGAACTCGTTCAGGAACTTCATGTTTGGACAGACAAATGTCAGCTGTTTGCAGAACTCCAAAGCCTTGACGTTATGCTCGGGGAAATGTACAA AAATTTAGATAGCAGTACAAAAGAGAAACCAGACATCTCAAAACTTCGGGCGTCGATAAGGGATGTTACGCACAAAATGGACTTGGCTTATGGTATGATGGGTTCTCTATTTCGCAGCGGAAGTAGGcagacgtttttcagcagccAGGTCGTGAGGTATGCCGACCTCTATGCGGCAACGTTCCTGAATCTAATTTACTATCCGTTTTCCTACATGTTTAGAGCACCTGCAATGCTG ATGCCTCATGAAAGTACGGTCGCACATGAGCAGAGATTTGTTATGGAAACTCCAATGATCAGTCGATCTCGCACATTCAAGCTCACAGACGAGGAAGAAGATCAGGGAAAAGTATTCAGC CAGGGATTAGTCGACATCGATCATACAGGGAGCCAGATACCACATGCAAGGCCTGAAACACCTAGAAATGTGACACATACTCACGACGAAGATTGTAGCGACGAAGATAGCGACTCGCAAAAGCAGGCCAATATCGAAGCACGTAAATTGTCATTGAGAGAAGTAAATTAG
- the LOC124215617 gene encoding protein FRA10AC1: MFPAYANLSAYDRHKKLMNDYFLTRKGSAITLKRDTSRDKTDADVIRDQHRFLWHSEDNDVPDSWETRLAKKYYDKLFKEYCISDLTHYKKNKVALRWRTENEVVIGKGQFQCGNKRCVEKNELKTWEVNFGYVEHGEKKNALVKLRLCPECSFKLNHHSKKREVKRRKSLKRLGKTVDVQEVLATSTTMVRDAIEVKVEKEDQADDKKEEKTVKESQIWKDKPTDSNEKSREEEFEEYFDELFM, translated from the exons ATGTTTCCTGCATATGCGAACCTCTCGGCATATGATCGTCACAAGAAGTTgatgaatgattattttttaacgagaAAAGGTTCAGCCATAACCTTGAAACGGGACAC GTCGCGGGACAAAACAGACGCCGATGTTATTCGGGATCAGCACAGATTTTTATGGCACAGCGAAGATAACGACGTACCCGATTCGTGGGAAACTAGACTGGCAAAAAAATACTATGACAAATTGTTCAAGGAGTACTGCATATCCGATTTGACCCACtacaaaaaaaacaag GTTGCTCTCCGATGGAGAACAGAGAACGAAGTTGTCATAGGCAAGGGTCAGTTTCAATGTGGAAACAAGAGATGTGTAGAAAAGAATGAGCTCAAAACTTGGGAAGTAAATTTCGGTTATGTCGAGCatggagagaagaaaaacgcgCTTGTCAAATTGA GACTTTGTCCAGAATGTTCTTTCAAGTTAAATCATCATAGTAAAAAGCGGGaggtgaaaagaagaaaatctttAAAACGATTAGGAAAAACTGTTGACGTCCAAGAAGTTTTGGCGACGTCTACTACTATGGTAAGGGACGCGATTGAAGTTAAAGTTGAAAAGGAAGATCAAGCCGACGacaaaaaggaagaaaaaaccgTTAAGGAATCGCAAATTTGGAAGGACAAGCCCACAGATAGCAATGAAAAATCAAGGGAGGAAGAGTTCGAAGAGTATTTCGACGAACTGTTCATGTAA
- the Nt5b gene encoding cytosolic purine 5'-nucleotidase isoform X5: MDNYNNMETLKSSPTTPQNDSDNSSSKKWYRQATQRIFVNRSLHLENIKFYGFDMDYTLAEYKSPQYEQLGFNLLKDHLVSLGYPEEIKEFEYDPSFPVRGLWFDTLYGNLLKVDAYGNILVCVHGFEFLKHSQVYELYPNKFLQLDESRVYVLNTLFNLPETYLLACLIDFFTNSPQYTPEKTGVKAGELTMSFKSIFQDVRNAVDWIHLQGDLKTRTIQNLDDYVKKDERLPMFLTRIRENGAKVFLLTNSDYVFTDKIMTYLFDFPHGARPEDPHRNWKTYFDIIVVDASKPLFFGEGTILRQVDTKTGALKLGTHRGPLHLGEVYSGGSCDVFTELIGAKGKDVLYIGDHIFGDILKSKKIRGWRTFLIVPELVQELHVWTDKCQLFAELQSLDVMLGEMYKNLDSSTKEKPDISKLRASIRDVTHKMDLAYGMMGSLFRSGSRQTFFSSQVVRYADLYAATFLNLIYYPFSYMFRAPAMLMPHESTVAHEQRFVMETPMISRSRTFKLTDEEEDQGKVFSQGLVDIDHTGSQIPHARPETPRNVTHTHDEDCSDEDSDSQKQANIEARKLSLREVN; the protein is encoded by the exons AATATTTGTCAATAGAAGTCTGCATCTCGAAAATATCAAGTTCTATGGATTCGATATGGACTACACACTGGCTG agtACAAATCGCCGCAGTACGAACAGCTGGGTTTCAATCTTCTCAAGGATCACTTAGTGTCTCTGGGCTACccggaagaaattaaagaattcGAATACGATCCGAGTTTCCCTGTAAGAGGCTTATGGTTCGATACTCTTTATGGAAATTTATTGAAGGTTGACGCCTACGGAAACATTCTCGTATGCGTCCACGGTTTTGAATTTCTCAAACA CTCCCAAGTTTACGAACTTTATCCAAACAAGTTCTTGCAGCTCGACGAATCGCGAGTTTACGTACTAAACACTTTGTTCAACTTACCTGAGACTTACCTGCTGGCGTGTTTGATAGACTTTTTCACAAACTCACCTCAGTACACACCAGAAAAGACTGGCGTAAAGGCCGGCGAGCTCACTATGAGTTTCAAGAGTATTTTTCAAGATGTCAGGAACGCCGTTGACTGGATACATCTCCAGGGAGATCTGAAAACCAGAACTATACAGAATTTGGACGACTATGTTAAAAAGGACGAAAGGCTACCGATGTTCTTGACAAGGATCAGAGAGAATGGTGCCAAAGTTTTTTTACTCACAAACAGCGACTACGTGTTTACAGACAAAATTATGACCTACCTCTTTGACTTTCCTCACGGAGCGAGA CCAGAGGATCCCCACAGAAATTGGAAAACTTATTTCGACATTATTGTTGTCGACGCTAGTAAACCACTATTCTTTGGCGAGGGTACGATCCTCCGTCAAGTTGACACCAAGACTGGGGCATTGAAATTGGGAACTCATAGAGGACCTTTACACTTAG GCGAAGTATATTCAGGCGGTTCGTGCGACGTATTCACTGAACTAATTGGCGCCAAGGGCAAAGACGTTCTATACATTGGTGATCACATTTTTGGTGATATattgaaaagcaaaaaaatacgGGGTTGGAGGACATTTTTAATCGTTCCTGAACTCGTTCAGGAACTTCATGTTTGGACAGACAAATGTCAGCTGTTTGCAGAACTCCAAAGCCTTGACGTTATGCTCGGGGAAATGTACAA AAATTTAGATAGCAGTACAAAAGAGAAACCAGACATCTCAAAACTTCGGGCGTCGATAAGGGATGTTACGCACAAAATGGACTTGGCTTATGGTATGATGGGTTCTCTATTTCGCAGCGGAAGTAGGcagacgtttttcagcagccAGGTCGTGAGGTATGCCGACCTCTATGCGGCAACGTTCCTGAATCTAATTTACTATCCGTTTTCCTACATGTTTAGAGCACCTGCAATGCTG ATGCCTCATGAAAGTACGGTCGCACATGAGCAGAGATTTGTTATGGAAACTCCAATGATCAGTCGATCTCGCACATTCAAGCTCACAGACGAGGAAGAAGATCAGGGAAAAGTATTCAGC CAGGGATTAGTCGACATCGATCATACAGGGAGCCAGATACCACATGCAAGGCCTGAAACACCTAGAAATGTGACACATACTCACGACGAAGATTGTAGCGACGAAGATAGCGACTCGCAAAAGCAGGCCAATATCGAAGCACGTAAATTGTCATTGAGAGAAGTAAATTAG
- the LOC124215748 gene encoding uncharacterized protein isoform X2, translating to MFDDLAGNIQIYYANLTWFYTFSMIISCLAVGINFWGRSFFDIKQAVENSEHDAKMRSEAERCSLQTQYKLAKQKLAEKHLTPEQRSREKEAEAQQLAAILKLLQEQSDTFQVSSMEQLEDQLRLYRN from the exons ATGTTCGACGACTTAGCTggcaatattcaaatttattacgcCAATTTGACCTGGTTCTACACTTTCAGCATGATCATCTCGTGCCTGGCTGTTGGCATAAATTTCTGGGGGCGTTCTTTTTTCGATATAAAGCAG GCAGTAGAAAATAGTGAGCACGATGCGAAGATGAGATCTGAGGCAGAGCGCTGCAGTTTGCAAACTCAGTACAAACTGGCGAAACAGAAATTGGCTGAGAAACACCTCACGCCGGAGCAACGttcgagagagaaaga aGCGGAGGCACAGCAGTTAGCAGCCATCCTAAAGCTGCTCCAAGAACAAAGCGATACCTTTCAAGTATCTTCAATGGAACAGCTTGAAGATCAGCTCAGGCTGTACAGAAATTAG
- the Nt5b gene encoding cytosolic purine 5'-nucleotidase isoform X6, protein MWLKDMCDGALPAAQFTNSRLNVPNEIFVNRSLHLENIKFYGFDMDYTLAEYKSPQYEQLGFNLLKDHLVSLGYPEEIKEFEYDPSFPVRGLWFDTLYGNLLKVDAYGNILVCVHGFEFLKHSQVYELYPNKFLQLDESRVYVLNTLFNLPETYLLACLIDFFTNSPQYTPEKTGVKAGELTMSFKSIFQDVRNAVDWIHLQGDLKTRTIQNLDDYVKKDERLPMFLTRIRENGAKVFLLTNSDYVFTDKIMTYLFDFPHGARPEDPHRNWKTYFDIIVVDASKPLFFGEGTILRQVDTKTGALKLGTHRGPLHLGEVYSGGSCDVFTELIGAKGKDVLYIGDHIFGDILKSKKIRGWRTFLIVPELVQELHVWTDKCQLFAELQSLDVMLGEMYKNLDSSTKEKPDISKLRASIRDVTHKMDLAYGMMGSLFRSGSRQTFFSSQVVRYADLYAATFLNLIYYPFSYMFRAPAMLMPHESTVAHEQRFVMETPMISRSRTFKLTDEEEDQGKVFSQGLVDIDHTGSQIPHARPETPRNVTHTHDEDCSDEDSDSQKQANIEARKLSLREVN, encoded by the exons AATATTTGTCAATAGAAGTCTGCATCTCGAAAATATCAAGTTCTATGGATTCGATATGGACTACACACTGGCTG agtACAAATCGCCGCAGTACGAACAGCTGGGTTTCAATCTTCTCAAGGATCACTTAGTGTCTCTGGGCTACccggaagaaattaaagaattcGAATACGATCCGAGTTTCCCTGTAAGAGGCTTATGGTTCGATACTCTTTATGGAAATTTATTGAAGGTTGACGCCTACGGAAACATTCTCGTATGCGTCCACGGTTTTGAATTTCTCAAACA CTCCCAAGTTTACGAACTTTATCCAAACAAGTTCTTGCAGCTCGACGAATCGCGAGTTTACGTACTAAACACTTTGTTCAACTTACCTGAGACTTACCTGCTGGCGTGTTTGATAGACTTTTTCACAAACTCACCTCAGTACACACCAGAAAAGACTGGCGTAAAGGCCGGCGAGCTCACTATGAGTTTCAAGAGTATTTTTCAAGATGTCAGGAACGCCGTTGACTGGATACATCTCCAGGGAGATCTGAAAACCAGAACTATACAGAATTTGGACGACTATGTTAAAAAGGACGAAAGGCTACCGATGTTCTTGACAAGGATCAGAGAGAATGGTGCCAAAGTTTTTTTACTCACAAACAGCGACTACGTGTTTACAGACAAAATTATGACCTACCTCTTTGACTTTCCTCACGGAGCGAGA CCAGAGGATCCCCACAGAAATTGGAAAACTTATTTCGACATTATTGTTGTCGACGCTAGTAAACCACTATTCTTTGGCGAGGGTACGATCCTCCGTCAAGTTGACACCAAGACTGGGGCATTGAAATTGGGAACTCATAGAGGACCTTTACACTTAG GCGAAGTATATTCAGGCGGTTCGTGCGACGTATTCACTGAACTAATTGGCGCCAAGGGCAAAGACGTTCTATACATTGGTGATCACATTTTTGGTGATATattgaaaagcaaaaaaatacgGGGTTGGAGGACATTTTTAATCGTTCCTGAACTCGTTCAGGAACTTCATGTTTGGACAGACAAATGTCAGCTGTTTGCAGAACTCCAAAGCCTTGACGTTATGCTCGGGGAAATGTACAA AAATTTAGATAGCAGTACAAAAGAGAAACCAGACATCTCAAAACTTCGGGCGTCGATAAGGGATGTTACGCACAAAATGGACTTGGCTTATGGTATGATGGGTTCTCTATTTCGCAGCGGAAGTAGGcagacgtttttcagcagccAGGTCGTGAGGTATGCCGACCTCTATGCGGCAACGTTCCTGAATCTAATTTACTATCCGTTTTCCTACATGTTTAGAGCACCTGCAATGCTG ATGCCTCATGAAAGTACGGTCGCACATGAGCAGAGATTTGTTATGGAAACTCCAATGATCAGTCGATCTCGCACATTCAAGCTCACAGACGAGGAAGAAGATCAGGGAAAAGTATTCAGC CAGGGATTAGTCGACATCGATCATACAGGGAGCCAGATACCACATGCAAGGCCTGAAACACCTAGAAATGTGACACATACTCACGACGAAGATTGTAGCGACGAAGATAGCGACTCGCAAAAGCAGGCCAATATCGAAGCACGTAAATTGTCATTGAGAGAAGTAAATTAG
- the LOC124215748 gene encoding uncharacterized protein isoform X1 has translation MFDDLAGNIQIYYANLTWFYTFSMIISCLAVGINFWGRSFFDIKQKAVENSEHDAKMRSEAERCSLQTQYKLAKQKLAEKHLTPEQRSREKEAEAQQLAAILKLLQEQSDTFQVSSMEQLEDQLRLYRN, from the exons ATGTTCGACGACTTAGCTggcaatattcaaatttattacgcCAATTTGACCTGGTTCTACACTTTCAGCATGATCATCTCGTGCCTGGCTGTTGGCATAAATTTCTGGGGGCGTTCTTTTTTCGATATAAAGCAG aAGGCAGTAGAAAATAGTGAGCACGATGCGAAGATGAGATCTGAGGCAGAGCGCTGCAGTTTGCAAACTCAGTACAAACTGGCGAAACAGAAATTGGCTGAGAAACACCTCACGCCGGAGCAACGttcgagagagaaaga aGCGGAGGCACAGCAGTTAGCAGCCATCCTAAAGCTGCTCCAAGAACAAAGCGATACCTTTCAAGTATCTTCAATGGAACAGCTTGAAGATCAGCTCAGGCTGTACAGAAATTAG
- the LOC124215618 gene encoding mpv17-like protein 2 — protein sequence MSIARGVTQLGSRVNQLKEQIFSPKNLFYTNIAISVSLSGVGDILEQHYEILQGTWEKWSPVRTRHMAISGMSVGIVCHHWYRFLDRKMPGRTIGIVLKKVLVDQMVCSPLCIGMFFVTLGILERNTWTEFKQEIRDKAHQLYLAEWIVWPPAQIINFYFLPTRFRVLYDNTISLGYDVYTSQVKHDKPVAEDKSE from the exons ATGAGCATAGCTCGTGGGGTGACCCAACTTGGAAGTCGGGTCAATCAACTGAAAGAACAAATATTCTCACCAAAAAACTTATTTTACACCAATATCGCAATTTCCGTATCTCTCTCCGGCGTTGGTGACATTCTAGAACAGCATTACGAAATTCTTCAG GGTACCTGGGAAAAATGGAGTCCTGTAAGAACAAGACACATGGCGATATCTGGTATGTCCGTCGGCATAGTGTGCCATCACTGGTACAGATTTCTAGATCGAAAAATGCCGGGTAGAACAATTGGCATTGTCTTAAAGAAGGTATTGGTTGACCAAATGGTGTGCTCTCCTCTTTGCATAGGAATGTTTTTTGTAACATTGGGTATACTGGAGAGAAATACCTGGACAGAGTTTAAGCAAGAAATCAGAGACAAAGCCCATCAGTTGTATCTCGCAGAGTGGATTGTCTGGCCACCTGCTCAAATCATTAATTTCTATTTCTTACCCACCAGGTTCAGGGTGCTATACGATAATACCATATCTCTTGGCTATGACGTGTATACCAGCCAGGTTAAACACGACAAACCAGTAGCTGAAGATAAATCTGAATAA